In Lactuca sativa cultivar Salinas chromosome 5, Lsat_Salinas_v11, whole genome shotgun sequence, the DNA window AAAACTACATAGCCATGAATCACATTCCACCTCAtaatcccaacccaaacccaaacaattaagatgccaataccccaccccaacaaccaagacaacaacaacaccaagaaCCTATCATAGATATGTCACCTTGGAATCAACCACCCCCTCAACTaaatcaacccaattatcaaCAACTACAACCACAAAATCCAAAGTTCCACCAAAACATCCAACTTTAAAACAATTATTTTCAAGTTCAACAACAACAAGCACATCAACCAAATCAACCTAATTACCTATAACCTCCAATGTACCAATAACCAATGTACCCACAACAACAACCTCCCTACAACCAATATCTGAACTACCAACCTTATCCACCATCGATGTACAATCACCAACAATACCCATACCCACTTTACCAACAACATCCCAATTACATGCAACGATATCCCAATAAGCCCAATCCAACCAACACCCCTCAAGAGTTGACACTGAGACAAATGATGGAGATGGATGTTATTCACACACCTCTTGGTATTGTTTATCCTACAAACTGGCCAAGGGattgaattgaagtcaagtttcatACATCAACTCACCAAATTCCATGGTTTGGATAGAGAAGATCCTCAAAGTCATTTGAATTCctttcatatgatatgtgttagcatgCTGCCCGAACATGtgacattggatgatttcaagctAACTGCCTTCCCACTCACCTTGGAAGATAAATCTAGAGAGTGGTTATTCAACTTACCACCAGTATCTATTCACACATGGGAAGAGTTACTCAATGCCTTCAATATCAAGTTCTATCCCACCTCCCGAATATCAAGTCAAagaagtgacattttggggattctTCAAGGggagaatgagacttttcatgatttttttgaGCGATTCAACAACTTGTGTACAAGTTGTCCTCAACACAACATACCCGAACAACTACTTCTTCAACAGTTTTATGAGGGTATGAATGAAAAATATCGAAGGATGAATatgcttcaagtggtggtgacatcTTTAGCAAGACACCTCAAGAGATAAGATCACTTTTTGGaaccatttctcaaaatcaaagaAATTTCGGGACTCGAAATGACATGAAGAGAAATTCCCCACAAGTGGTTGGTGAAGTTAGCAACACCCAACACTTGGGAATCAAAGCTATTGGATTTGACTAATGTGTTAAGTAAAATGGTGGTGGGAAGTGGttagaaattatacttcatcggTAGAGAAATCCGAAATATTAGCTATTTTTTCCTACAAAATTgaaataaagcaaaaaaaataaataaataaataaaagactgattaaaaaaattaattaaaaactgattaaaatttttaattaaaaactaataTCGTAAATGCTTGCCATATAAACTAATTATGCTATcatatttgagaaaatgattgTCATATAAACTAATTTGCATGTAAGGTGGTCCGCGGTGGTTTTTTCTTTAAACATAAAACCCATATTAACAAATTGATTTGCATGGTATGTAATTAAAAACTAATTCAACTTTTTATTTTCAAACTAGAATTTAGTTTTGAAAATTGAGTGAATGTGGAATCATCAAATTCAAAATTTGACATCCAATAATTtccgattttaaattttaaatctaTGGTTAAATTATTCATCATTTTAATATTAATACTATTCATTGGCTAattatatttaatgtttcattcagaaatttttttatacatactttatgaaaataaataaagaactgcAGAAAGTATAAAAGGTTTAAATTTAGGGTGTCTAAAATGAAATATCTTCAAATTTTGGGCTGTTAATATAAAATGATAAGATATAAAGGGCTTACTTTGTTTAAATTTTAGCAAAATATTTCAGCGGCTAAGAGTGAGAGCGAGAGATGCTGGATGTGATTTCCGGCGATGAAGCTATTTCCGGTGACGACGCAATTTCCGTAGATGACGGGATTTCCGGCGATGACACGATTTCGGTTTCGACGGCGGTCTGTTTCACGGTGCAACGTTCATAACCACTAGAGCCACTGGTCCGATGCTTTGATGGCGGACTGTCTCACGGTGCTATTTCTCTCGTTCTGTCTTTCCGACAATCTATTGTTTTTTCTCCAGCGTAAATGATGATTGTCCCGCTTTTCTCGATCTGGTCTAGGTGGTTCACGATGATTTAAGGTATTCAGAAGATGTTAAACGGTGGTTGGCAATGATAAATGGTGGTTCGGTGGTCTTtcttaggggtgttcgtttggatggatcggtttaatccgatccaatcaagtaaatccaaattgagttcggttttcaaaacatggatctgaattgtccaaactaaattaaaatccgatccaattacaattcggttggatcggtttttataattcggttttcaaaactgaaacattttaaaatgacatataattataatattatccaactttacacaagaaccaaaaacaaataattttgttgtgatttgaaatttataaacaactaataagaagatatattatagttaaatattttataaatacaaaacttttgagagaaaatgcatattaatgtttttttttattggatgaaacgttttgaacttatttgaaaaaataaattacaaaattaataaataactatagatatatattatacatagataaataataaatgtttattcggtttttttggactattttgtttttattttataaaccaaaaccaatccgaaatccaaaataataattctgtattgttgaaaaccaatcaaaaaatccaaatatccgaaccaaatagtccaatccaaattgtcaaattggataattcggttttatccgaatagtaAACAACCCTAGTCTTTCTCACGATCTCTCTTTCTCTCGTTTTGTCTCCGACGTTATTTGGTTACCGCCGGTTAGTTACTATCGGTGGCAGTTCTTTGGTTGAAGCTCGTTCCGAtgatgaacaattttttttttctgaatattgttaatatattgttTAAACGGTTTATTTTCTATTTATATAAAATGATGTGGTTTATTGGAAGTTTAAAGGGATTAATGTTGTTCAGTGTTCaatataactatattttgtaGTTTGTTCATATTCTGATAATTTAGTGTTTTTAGAAATAAAACACAGTCTTCAAAACATAAATATTGACaatctatcctaataaataagaTTTCTTTTGCCACATCTCACACTTTCATttaatttgccaaatgtcattttgtgtttATCTTGAATAAATTTCTTttccacatgttattttatgagtttttctattttaataaaattcacataatattttagtgtaataattacaataaatacagtaataaatgaatattaatttcattaatggacttacCTTGATATTTCAATATTTcaaattaaagttcattagtttattttgtttatatatttaaatttaaaagataaaaaaattcaatgttaataatttattatttttcttattttcttataaatcaaaagttcttaaatatttagacctttatatatatattttaattaactcatgtaatatatgggtcttacacctagtacaCAATAAAAGTTGAATAAATCTGAATTGAATGATTTCTATGTAATACTTGCCCATCATTGGATACAAATCCTTAAATAAGAAAAAGTTGTACAAAAATCAGATAAAAGTCCAACTATGTTAGAttggtgtgtatgtgtgtataaaGAAATTGCCTTTAAAATTAATTACCTTATGCATTAATAGGATTCACACgtaagtaagaaaaaaaattaataaaataaagagaAAAAGGTATAGAAAGGATCGCACCATTTGTTGAACCGACCCTTGGTTGATTTGGTTTTCTCTCCATCTTTCTACAATGTGTCATCAAATCTAATACGTTTTTGTTGTAATGTTGTTGTACGTTTATAAAAGTATACCAGGGATACTCAATTCTATATTAAAGACAAAACTAAACAAGTAATGTCACTATCTCCAAAACCATCTCATTTTATTCTCCAAGTAACTCTTCTCGTCTCTCTAGTCATCTCTAGACCAGATGTCATCTAAGGAGACACTCTCTGCCTTTCGATGGAGGTACAATTATCTACATCTTACATCTCCTTACTCCATTCCTATGGGAATTGTGTCTTTTTTATGTTAATATTtacttgtaattttttttatttaaaaatacttAAAAGAAATGCAAAAGCACCAATGATGATATTTCGAGTAGGACAAATATACTTTGAAAGACAAGAAGaatatctatatttttttcatttaggaATTGTAGCAGAGACTCTTCTATCATGCAATCTTTTCCAAACGTCGAGAATATTTTGTCAAATGATTTTATTATGCCTTTATAGATTTCATATGCATTTTTCTGTTACATGTGAAGATTGATTCGAATAAAAGAAGATATAGTATGTTTTTTTTGATCTTTCACATACTAAAATCCCAACATATATGTGAATATGCACAAAGTGCTCAAAAGGACTAAACCTGGCTTGAGACAAGGCATAAATGGACCGGTTCTGATTTTAAGAGGCAAAACTGGACCAGGCCTAACTCTTGGCTACTGAGACCGGTTCTTGGAAGAACCGGTCTCAAGCTTGAAGAATCATCCCTTTTGGTGTGGATCTTTGCATGAGAAAGTAAGTAACTTTCTCAATCACATAAATACACCGATCTCTTTTTGGTTTCCTACTGTTGAAACTGTTGTAACAGCATCCAGATGCAAAAGAATCTATGCCATTAGCATCTCTGAAGATGTTCTTGTTCCAGGATTCCTCAAGCCCACCATAAAGGGGTAAATTGCAAAAAGTGCAGGACACTTTTATCATTCCCAATCAATGCAACATACTTTTCTTATAACCATTTATTGTAACAAACTACCATTAAAATTTTTACCCAAATTTATGTAATGTTTTACATAACATGGTACAAAAGTTATAAGTTTATTGCCAAAGGGCACACCCACAGTGGCGAACCCAAATTCTCTAATCTGGGTATGCACTACTATTagaaattttgtttttcaattatAAAAGAGTTCCAGTAATCTAGAACAGCGTCTCTACTGTATATGAATGTATGCAGATATGCAACTTCTTTAGAACGGGAATATGCAGATCACAAAAGATCAAATCAAGTCTAATATTGAAGAAGCTAAAACACCAGAACTTCTTTGTTCTTGATCTTTTCTATGAGCTTTATGAAAAAGGGAATCTGAAAAGAAATTGAAACTAACAAATATATTAATAAGAGCAAATGAAAATGAAAGACTAGAGCATTCAATACCTTTCTTTATTTAAAAGTAGAGCATATATCTTCTGAACTTTTTTGAAATGAAGGTTGCGGAATGTTAGAAGCTGAATATATATTTTCTTTCTTATATTTTCGGGTTCTTATTTGTATTAAATGGAGATAACAAGGCCACTATCTGATTCTTCAATAGCACTCCATACTCATTTTGTAGACAAAAAATGATCCTGGAAGGATCAAATAACCTTTTCAGAGTTTGCTGATTTAAACCCTCTTTTCAATTTGGAAGATTCAAAAAATATGGATTTACATGTGAGTTCTTGATAAGAGGCCAGGAAGTAGTAACACTTGGTAATAGTAATAATTTATAATCACATTAATCATCCGAACGATATCCATGTGTTTCCATTAAACACATGTCAACAGATTAAATAAGCTACATTCATAATCTAAAAACTAATGATAATCATAATAGTTTCCTAAAAGGCAATATTCCTTATCCTTAAGCTAATGAAAAGCTACAAAAGTACTAATAATACAGAACATATATAGTCTATTCGAATATATTACTACTGCTCATAGTCTTGAGCCAACCTTATTTCTTCAGATTGGAGTTTGTTTGCTTAAGACAAGGATTGAAAAGGTTTGAGCAGTGGAATGAGGGAACCGCTTAGGTGGAGGGACATGACCTCATTGGTGGACCCCACGAGCTTGCCACATATGTATACAGCTGGCACAGGGGGTGAGTTGCACCCTTGCTTCAGGAGAGCCTTCTCCATATCCCTTCCATGAGGATCTTGGTCTATTTCATGAACTACAGGGCTCACCCCAAGTTCTTGGAACAGAATTTTGACAGCATAGCACAAGCAACAGGTGCTCTTGGTAAAAATCACAACTCCATTCTCAGATACCAATGATTTTATCTTCTCCATCTTACTTGGATCAAAATCCAATTTAAATTGTGATCTGATTGGTTGCAAGTTTTTAATTGTCGAAGAGGAAGCTGAGGTTTGCTTGAAGTTTGAGGTTTTCGTGCCACTTCTATTTATAAGAAACTAAGCTCCTTCTCTCCAAATAAGAAAATGATGGGGTGCTTTACTTAGATGCTTCAAAACTACTAAGGGTATCTTTGAAAGATGTATACTCTTTTTGTGCATAAAACGGTGGAACAACTTGAACACATATATTCTTTCTTGCAAAAAAATCATAACCGTATGGTGCATTGATTAATTGTTTCAAATCATGATTAAGTGGCCATTAACATGTTCGTTGGACGTGGGCAACCTCAAGACCATGGATTACAGTCCTCCACATTCTACGGGCGTGAGTACTGAGCAGTACTACACGAAAAAGTTGAAAAGGGCTGGTCAATGTTGTTTCAAACAGATTCCTTCCTTCAATCAATTTATACATATATTCTGAGGGTAAAAAGATTGGGAATGAGATTGCTTTAGGTGGGCTATGATTCTTTATATTGCGCCACCAACTTCCTTACATTCCTTCAAACAAGCGAATCTTGTGATAATGGGTTTATTCAAATGGATCCATGTTCAGTGAGTCTAAACCGAATGAACTACTAATAATGCATTTAAAGACAATATTTCATTGTTTTTTACTTCCTAATTTGTGTTGGAGTAATTCTAAATATGGGTCTAAGGAAACTTTCCTTATTTTAGTATTAGTCTTTATCTTTCCCTCTATATTGGAATTAGACTAGGTTTCATTTTCCTTCTAGTATAAATAGGATGTAACAGTTGATGTaaggacaaaaaaaaaaaaacagtccaTTGTCACTCAATTACCCGATTTCGACGAGAAGCAATTACGTTTCTTGGGCCATCAATATGAAGATGTTCATGCAAGCACAGGACATCTAGGACGTTATTGAACCAAAAAGTCCAAGGAATGCGGTCAAAGTAAGGAAGGATATGAGAGCACTTGCCGCCATCTATTAGGAATCCCAGAGGATATGTTGTTGTCAATTGTGGAGAAGCAAATAGCAAAGGATACATGAAAAACACTGAGAATTATATACATAGGTGTAGACATAGCCAGAGCCACAAAGGTTTAGACATTGAAGGTGGAGTTTGAAATCCTGAATTTGAAGGAGATGAAGAGCATAGATTATTTTTCTTTGGAGGTAAACAATGTGGTGAGTCACATATGGGCCTTGTGGGACACGATAGACGTGGCATATGTGGTAAATAATTTACTTCATGTTGTCAAAGGAAAATTCATGCAAATTGCTTCAACAATTAAGCAATTCATAGATCTTGAAACAATGATGGTCAAAGAGGTTAGGGAAGATTGAAGGCTCATAAAGAAAGGGTGTGTGGTCatagtgtgacaacccgtaaatttCTATCTTGTCAAGTCAATCCAATCAACCAAAAGTCAAAATTATTTCCATTGCCTTTTGGCCTTGTTAAAGGTCATTTTAATGAGTTCTAATCCTGGTACACTTAAGGATTAAGTGTTATGAAGTATTAGCTCGAGATCAGAAGGCTGCACCCAAACTAGGAAACCCATCAaagagggtttacgaccgtaaacgcaAGTGTGGCTGTAAACACCCTTCTAGCCATGAACCCTCTAGTATATATAAGAgtttgcttcatttttcttcatttaTCCAAACTCCGGTTGTGAActacccattctctctcaagtatcatccaagaaaaGCTCTCATTTCACTCCAAAAACGTAAGTGTCTCATCCTTTACTTGTTCATGCTTAACAACCCCTTTGTTCTAGCCTTGATTTATCACCTTTCATCACCATCTTCAAGATCTTGAAGGGTTTACGATCTTAAACCCTTCATAGGATcttggggccgtaaaccctcCCAAGGTCATAAACTCATAgatcttggccgtgaactccttgtgaTCAAGAACATATGATTCTAGCACTCCATTGTGAGTGATTCCTAGTTCCTAAGTTTGTTTCCATTACATATTAGGTGtcttaaacactaattatacacatatatgtatcaatatatgtcatttaggactcgtttgtgcctcgtgacttcattcgtggaacttgtCACCGTTACACGaatcttcaattgaatcacccacataaggtgagttaatactcctataatcaatcttttaaatgtttttaaatgcttttaaggggggaatacaagttgaacacaatcaTATTGTGTTAATATTTACCTGGGATATCCATCACATTAAAGGATACCTTATGCTTTTATAAGTTAGTAAATCAATTCAAAAACTCTTTGAAAagttgttacattattgtttataAAACTTTGTTTTTAAAGTACATGCATAACTCAGTAGATGATCGAGTCTTTTCAAGTCGGTATCAGTTCATTCaatcatactagtaaactataataggtatagtttagggagttactacttactacttctacaaCAGTGAAACTTACATGAGTCAGTTCTTacaggagtcagttcatacattaGTTGTGACAACTCAAAATTTTTATCTTGTACAACATTTCGactcaatcaaagtcagacttatTTCTGCtgtcttttagcactgtttagagtctgtttgagtatTCTAATCCTAGTACATCCATGAAATGAGTGATAGGAAGTGTCTGTTGAAGTTCTAAATCACCAAACAAGCCTTAAACTTCATCATGTGGACTTTACGGCCAcaccatatgagtttacggctataaactcatggcagccgtaaactcatgccatAAACATGATATTCCTTCCTTAAGCTTCATTATTCACCATTTCAAGTCAAGGAACCCGATttccctctcaagtatcataatgATCTTCTTTATAttcaaaaatgtaagtgtttcatcCCTTGATTTATTGATACATCTCATTAACTAGCATCacccctttgatttcatccattaaCTTCATCTTTTGGGTTTAATCTTCAAGAAACATGAAGAACGcacactagtgttttgggccgaaatcaACCTTTTTTagcttctatatcgtaagtatCACTTCcctatacttgttatctagttgAAACATATGTTAAGCACGTTGAAAACGTCCATTTCCCCAATAacaataggtgtttacggccaagagcatctcccttggccgtaaaccctagttaGAGGTGCATTTGAGCCATAAACCCTTCATAAGGCTTGGTATTGAGTCTAGAACACTTCATTGCTGATTGTAAGGCTTTAAAACACCATTTGGCACAAAGcatcatgagtttatggtcgtaaactcatgaggtcGTGaacaccttggccgtaaacactaaggTATGTGAACACTTGGCTGTAAACACCATTATGTGGCCATACACCCCTTAGATCCAACCCTTTGTACTTCTAACACTTCAATCTAAGTGTTTCCTAAGTCCTAGGGTGTTTTCCTTTCAGGATTAGTTGTATAaatactaattatatacatatatgtgtcattatatgcttattaggatccgTTGTGCTCAAGTCtacacttgacacttagcatcctacaaactgatctttcattcgtatcactcactatatgtgagttcataccccttaaattatcttttaaatgattttaaatgcttttctagggggaatacaagtagaaactttatagttattacatcaatcacatgtgattaataactatcaaacagacagatttcttatacttcaaattaTGTTATCAAACAAATTGCTTCAAATAGTTTTACAACATCTTTTATACACAAAAATCCTTAttaaactctttcaaacttatatgttgtcaaaatcatgtctatttagatatagttatataaataggATTGAAAAGACCTAGGACTGATAACTTgccttacttcctattccttgtttggttgtggacttaggataTCGAttgtttgtccgaaggtcgtttgaatctttagttatgtattatgtgtatgtatatagaCATTAAAGTTCTtcattcagttcaatacctttgggtagcaaaggtgtaaaaacatgttcattcatacaaacaacattactagtaaactataataggtatagtttaggaactcactactcactattactataacaatgaaacatacaagagttagttcactcatgagtcaatacaaacatactattatgagaaatagaaagaacatactatgatgagaaacaaagagaacatacactacactataaaagaaaacatacaatacactagtactgagagaacatacaatacactagaacatactatacaaacactagaacactataacattaatgtgagccactacttcatggcatgtcAATCTACTGATGTTTTATGTTttgcaaccagagtctcctggaaggagagcgtgaattggtgtatagatctatacgagattgactatcctacaccttgctgctagctacagtgggacctacagGTCTACAGGTGACTAATATCATACCATTTCGATGCCTTAGAGCGTCGTGTTATACTAGttgatcaagtatggttacaatcatatcaaattttaccttaattaacaaactggtttaaggtacttagtacattggtagttacttacaTACAACACTACTGTACActgttattttcccattgcattcacattgtgatcttctcgcataaatggtaatgtaaactatattttggtaatgatagtcatacttgggaaagatacacacttttacaaacaacacaacacacaaaacatttgggccttggtagaaggctactatttagtagaaaatataggattttctaggagatacaaacagttactacaaacacttacaaacatttacatgaaacatttacaaacactttcatacaagcaatgacactaaagtacttatgaactcaccagctttaatgttgatctactctttcaaaataacttgtattctcaggtcaccagtagacaggtaccgatgaccaggttttgagaagatggatcatgtttaagactcatctcttattttgattcatatttttggtgtcttataaactatacagaacacacttgtattaaaactatattattaatgcaatggatgatgttgttgcttgtttattattatgcattgttgtgatactgtacatgacgtcctccgccccagaacgtttccgccgttcaggttttggggtgtgacagattggtatcagagctctgtttatagtgaattgagtatatcaacctataaaagatatacaaactataaacacaaacgGTATTAAATACTCTGAACAAGAgtatatgcttttaaataataaaatatttaattaagtatacatacctgcattcatactaaaatcagtgtcactaggacagaacaaaagtattgcg includes these proteins:
- the LOC111892722 gene encoding glutaredoxin-C13; protein product: MEKIKSLVSENGVVIFTKSTCCLCYAVKILFQELGVSPVVHEIDQDPHGRDMEKALLKQGCNSPPVPAVYICGKLVGSTNEVMSLHLSGSLIPLLKPFQSLS